Proteins encoded within one genomic window of Helicobacter sp. 'house sparrow 1':
- a CDS encoding MlaE family lipid ABC transporter permease subunit, which yields MLSSSGFEVNIQGNQVIFFIKGVWDFYTPKKILKNYENEAKKHNSIILDFSQIKKIDLISITFLFLNAKVEEYRNASDIVKLAIADFNKLYMPSKDANPKQQNILISICGAFRNRIYSFIRDFVDFLNFFGLMLFCIYLSILEPKRFRWKSFLYHLNEAGFRALPVALLTAFIVGGAITLQGAIQLEAMGAPLLSVDMTAKLSLREMGPFVLALVLAGRSASSFTAQIGVMNITEESNAMRVMNFNLMDFLVVPRFLALVVVMPLMVFLADAASIFAGMIAIKSQLGVSFLQYAERFYETVGWNNFLVGIIKAPFFGGAIALVGCFRGLQVRGDTEQVGKFTTISVVNALFWIIFINAIFSIIFTRLDM from the coding sequence ATGCTATCTAGTAGTGGATTTGAAGTTAATATACAAGGTAATCAGGTAATATTTTTTATCAAAGGTGTATGGGATTTTTATACTCCAAAAAAGATTCTAAAAAATTATGAGAATGAAGCAAAAAAACATAATTCCATAATATTAGATTTTTCTCAAATAAAAAAAATAGATTTAATTTCCATCACTTTTTTATTCCTGAATGCAAAAGTAGAGGAATATAGAAATGCAAGCGACATAGTTAAATTGGCAATTGCTGATTTTAATAAACTTTATATGCCATCAAAGGATGCAAACCCCAAACAACAAAACATATTAATATCTATTTGTGGAGCTTTTAGAAATCGTATTTATAGTTTTATAAGAGATTTTGTAGATTTTTTAAATTTTTTTGGTTTGATGCTATTTTGTATTTACCTTAGTATTTTGGAACCTAAGCGTTTTCGTTGGAAATCCTTCTTATATCACTTAAATGAAGCAGGTTTTAGAGCATTGCCAGTGGCATTATTGACTGCTTTTATTGTGGGTGGTGCTATCACTCTACAAGGAGCTATTCAACTTGAAGCAATGGGGGCACCCCTTTTGAGTGTAGATATGACTGCAAAATTATCATTAAGAGAGATGGGGCCTTTTGTTTTGGCACTTGTTTTAGCTGGTAGAAGCGCATCAAGTTTTACCGCACAAATTGGGGTTATGAATATTACAGAAGAAAGTAATGCAATGCGCGTGATGAATTTTAATTTGATGGATTTCTTGGTAGTTCCTAGATTTTTAGCCCTAGTAGTTGTTATGCCCTTAATGGTATTTTTGGCTGATGCTGCAAGTATTTTTGCTGGGATGATAGCTATTAAATCGCAATTGGGTGTAAGCTTTTTGCAATATGCCGAGAGATTTTATGAAACTGTTGGTTGGAATAATTTTTTAGTGGGTATCATCAAGGCACCATTTTTTGGAGGAGCAATTGCTCTAGTTGGTTGTTTTAGAGGGCTTCAAGTAAGAGGAGATACAGAGCAGGTAGGAAAGTTTACAACTATTAGTGTTGTAAATGCTCTTTTTTGGATTATTTTTATTAATGCTATTTTTTCTATTATTTTCACAAGGTTGGATATGTGA
- a CDS encoding outer membrane beta-barrel protein, translating to MRILFFLFFLCIFFGYSNDAYEEYDNVFASEDVRQVYEEQKLVKQKSGKYLAISLGTSYQRVARFIANPNDGSYIPIVLGLKTGAQSFFTKNIGIRGFFAFDTYTKVGMGKKEGSPTAFFGFFSLGIDAIAEFAITKSQKNFLGGFFGIGFGGVLYTDSQNYRGFKNMFISGGFIVEAGLELTLMIKHRIAIGAKVTPIQKNISQSIVERTDILPFVSYQYQF from the coding sequence ATGAGGATTTTATTTTTTCTATTTTTTTTATGTATTTTTTTTGGATATTCCAATGATGCCTATGAAGAATATGACAATGTCTTTGCTTCTGAAGATGTTAGGCAGGTTTATGAAGAACAAAAATTGGTAAAGCAAAAAAGTGGAAAATATTTAGCCATTAGTCTGGGAACCTCTTATCAGAGAGTTGCAAGATTTATTGCCAATCCAAATGATGGGTCATATATCCCTATTGTCTTAGGACTAAAAACTGGGGCGCAAAGTTTTTTTACAAAAAATATTGGGATTAGGGGATTTTTTGCATTTGATACCTATACAAAAGTTGGAATGGGTAAAAAAGAAGGTTCTCCTACAGCTTTTTTTGGTTTCTTTTCTCTAGGAATTGATGCAATTGCTGAATTTGCGATCACAAAAAGTCAGAAGAATTTTTTGGGAGGTTTTTTTGGTATAGGTTTTGGTGGAGTTTTATATACAGACAGCCAAAACTATCGAGGATTTAAGAATATGTTTATATCTGGGGGCTTTATCGTAGAAGCTGGCTTGGAACTTACACTTATGATTAAACACCGTATCGCCATAGGGGCAAAGGTTACACCTATACAAAAAAATATCTCACAATCCATTGTAGAACGAACTGATATCCTACCTTTTGTAAGTTATCAATATCAATTTTAA
- the glmS gene encoding glutamine--fructose-6-phosphate transaminase (isomerizing) produces the protein MCGIVGYIGKNEIKEVLLNGLKELEYRGYDSAGIAVLQNQDLFTFKTVGKIINLENKTKDFETKDFGVGIGHTRWATHGKPTEANAHPHIAEFSNVVHNGIIENYQEIKEDLQLKGHHFLSQTDTEVIVHLFEENLKHYETAFEAFKETIKKIKGAYAILLITKKDPTKVFYAKNGSPLIIAKGEGGIYFSSSDTPLIGLAKEVVYLEDGEFGFMQEGDFEKLKNIQLLNTNKSFAQKDGYRYFMEKEIYEQHNVLLETMIGRVSEEKIALENLDEDFLKDIKSITICACGTSYHSAMVGKYLLERIAKIRVNVMIASEFRYGNFVTQEDELFIAISQSGETADTLEALKLVKKYGLKTLAICNVDNSSIVRDSDRVILTRVGIEKGVASTKAFASQVLILWILGVFIAQIRGLMTSLEIKSQIQEMLRAVKATKVDSKTHERIKRLSKRYLHGHGFFFIGRDVFYPLALEGALKLKEISYLHAEGYASGEMKHGPIALADSHLFTIALMPEHLLFEKVKSNVEELSARDATICVVSSQYCEVADDMVFIPKAKGYMEEFFSMMVVLQILALEIAIKLGNDVDMPRNLAKSVTVE, from the coding sequence ATGTGTGGGATTGTAGGCTATATAGGTAAGAATGAGATTAAAGAAGTTTTACTTAATGGATTAAAAGAATTAGAATATAGAGGTTATGATAGTGCTGGAATTGCAGTATTGCAGAATCAAGATCTCTTTACATTTAAGACTGTTGGAAAAATTATAAACCTTGAAAATAAAACTAAGGATTTTGAAACCAAAGATTTTGGAGTGGGAATAGGGCATACAAGATGGGCTACACACGGAAAGCCTACAGAAGCAAATGCTCATCCACATATTGCAGAATTTAGTAATGTAGTGCATAATGGAATTATTGAAAATTACCAAGAGATTAAAGAAGATTTGCAACTAAAGGGTCATCATTTCTTATCACAAACTGATACAGAAGTAATCGTGCATCTTTTTGAAGAAAATTTAAAACATTATGAAACCGCTTTTGAAGCTTTCAAAGAAACTATAAAAAAAATTAAAGGCGCTTATGCAATTTTACTCATTACTAAAAAAGATCCTACAAAAGTCTTTTATGCAAAAAATGGATCTCCACTTATTATCGCTAAAGGTGAAGGAGGAATTTATTTTTCAAGTTCAGATACTCCTTTGATTGGACTTGCAAAAGAGGTTGTTTATCTTGAAGATGGTGAGTTTGGATTTATGCAAGAGGGAGATTTTGAGAAATTAAAGAATATCCAGCTATTAAATACCAATAAATCTTTTGCACAAAAAGATGGCTATCGTTATTTTATGGAAAAAGAGATCTATGAGCAACATAATGTGTTATTAGAGACAATGATAGGAAGGGTGAGTGAAGAGAAAATTGCTTTAGAAAATTTAGATGAAGATTTTTTAAAGGATATAAAATCAATTACAATTTGTGCTTGTGGGACAAGCTATCATTCGGCAATGGTTGGTAAGTATCTTTTAGAGAGAATTGCAAAAATAAGAGTAAATGTTATGATCGCAAGTGAGTTTCGTTATGGAAACTTTGTAACTCAAGAAGATGAGCTTTTTATTGCAATATCTCAAAGCGGAGAAACTGCAGATACACTTGAAGCTCTTAAACTTGTAAAAAAGTATGGATTAAAAACATTGGCAATTTGCAATGTAGATAATAGTTCTATTGTAAGAGATAGTGATAGAGTAATTTTAACTCGTGTAGGTATAGAAAAGGGAGTTGCAAGCACAAAGGCTTTTGCCTCTCAAGTCTTAATTTTATGGATTTTGGGAGTTTTCATTGCACAAATAAGAGGGCTAATGACTTCCTTAGAAATCAAGTCTCAAATTCAAGAGATGTTAAGGGCAGTAAAAGCAACGAAGGTAGATTCTAAAACACACGAAAGAATCAAGCGCTTATCAAAGCGCTATTTACACGGACATGGATTTTTTTTCATTGGCAGAGATGTATTTTATCCATTAGCGTTAGAGGGAGCATTAAAGTTAAAAGAAATTAGTTATCTTCATGCTGAGGGCTATGCAAGTGGTGAAATGAAACATGGACCTATTGCCTTAGCAGATTCTCATCTTTTTACAATTGCATTAATGCCAGAGCATCTTTTATTTGAAAAAGTTAAAAGCAATGTTGAAGAATTAAGCGCAAGGGATGCGACAATTTGTGTGGTAAGCTCTCAATATTGTGAAGTAGCAGATGATATGGTTTTTATTCCAAAGGCAAAAGGATATATGGAAGAGTTTTTTTCAATGATGGTGGTGCTACAGATTCTAGCATTAGAAATTGCAATCAAACTAGGTAATGATGTGGATATGCCAAGAAATTTAGCAAAAAGCGTGACAGTCGAGTAA
- the ung gene encoding uracil-DNA glycosylase: protein MDRILIRDEWKELLKEEFNKPYFYKIKEKYIQAKKQGQIVFPPAKLTFNALNLTPPHKVKIVILGQDPYHGSIIVNHQEIPQAMGLSFSVPRGVPIPPSLKNIYKELEQSVNFVAPNHGDLSKWAKNGILLLNAIFSVQKGNPASHQNFGWEEFSDAIIKAISSHLSGVVFMLWGNFAKKKASLIDTSKHTIIMAPHPSPLAKGFVGSGVFKDANLALKKYNKESMDWGLD from the coding sequence ATGGATAGAATTCTTATCCGAGATGAGTGGAAAGAATTACTAAAAGAAGAATTTAATAAACCCTATTTTTATAAAATTAAAGAAAAATACATTCAAGCAAAAAAGCAAGGACAAATTGTTTTTCCTCCAGCAAAACTCACTTTCAATGCTCTAAATCTTACCCCTCCTCATAAGGTCAAGATAGTGATACTAGGGCAAGACCCCTATCACGGAAGTATAATAGTAAATCACCAAGAAATTCCTCAAGCAATGGGACTTAGCTTTTCAGTCCCAAGAGGAGTACCTATTCCTCCAAGCTTGAAAAATATTTATAAGGAATTAGAACAGAGTGTGAATTTTGTCGCTCCAAACCACGGGGATTTAAGTAAATGGGCTAAAAATGGTATCTTACTCTTAAATGCAATTTTTAGTGTTCAAAAAGGGAATCCTGCTTCACATCAAAACTTTGGTTGGGAAGAATTCAGTGATGCTATTATTAAAGCTATCTCTAGTCATCTAAGTGGAGTTGTCTTTATGCTATGGGGAAATTTTGCAAAGAAAAAAGCTTCTCTTATAGACACAAGTAAGCATACAATTATTATGGCACCTCATCCAAGCCCTCTTGCAAAAGGCTTTGTAGGAAGTGGTGTTTTTAAAGATGCAAACCTTGCCCTTAAAAAATACAATAAAGAATCTATGGATTGGGGATTGGATTAA
- a CDS encoding GlcG/HbpS family heme-binding protein — translation MRKFLVLNFVFLGCIFAALPQYPVLTTDLAIRAAQESMKQCKNDGYAVTVTVVDNRGNTLVVIKNEEAGTHTLQASFKKAYTAMSMKNPTSVIVQNIEETKASERLINLNDNFVFIEGGLPIVVDNFVVGGIGVDGALDGRLDEKCAQIGIDSIQMFLGE, via the coding sequence ATGAGAAAATTTTTAGTGTTAAACTTTGTTTTTTTGGGATGCATATTTGCTGCACTTCCACAATATCCTGTTTTAACAACTGATTTAGCAATTAGAGCTGCACAGGAAAGTATGAAACAATGCAAAAATGATGGTTATGCTGTTACTGTGACTGTGGTTGATAATAGAGGAAATACTTTAGTAGTGATAAAAAATGAAGAAGCAGGAACTCATACATTGCAGGCTAGCTTTAAAAAGGCATATACTGCGATGTCAATGAAAAATCCTACTTCTGTAATCGTTCAAAATATAGAAGAAACAAAGGCATCAGAGAGACTTATAAATCTTAATGATAATTTTGTATTTATTGAAGGTGGATTGCCCATTGTAGTAGATAATTTTGTTGTTGGCGGTATTGGTGTAGATGGGGCTTTGGATGGTCGTCTTGATGAAAAATGTGCACAAATTGGAATTGATAGTATTCAAATGTTTTTAGGGGAATAA
- a CDS encoding TonB-dependent receptor domain-containing protein: protein MSKRYFGFILLVSYALSQEIVDKELDDINTTALKEFNANNKTYLSGKELDEKQVNNFSEVFSDQAAIDVGGGGMMAQKVYVRGIEDRLLRVSIDGSAQNGNAFHHQGNLLFDPSMLKSIEITKGAANASAGPGALAGSILLTTKDASDFLKPDQKFGFKLGTSFFSNFGIKENIALYGSDHKFFDLLVYYDFQDIFYYRDGKHTFTNLFHPTPDDKVLGSPSMQNNLLVKGNLFLTQKDKLTLSYNLTYDYATRPFRANITGVDPSLNNGVNFAQQLFKHKNTNNNFSLIYERMGGSEFNQPKIKATSYGSIRNVNLTPYQVVQNEEDKEGTTPRDIFLDNYGFDLNVIHPINRNNRNTFEYGLNYQGMIVMDKAQKIINANQRGREDAHIIGGYIQANYYILDNLNIGAGSRYDSYFYFDKNSQNHHTWGFSPSAIIIYNPIESMDIKVSYSYVTRGALPGDALLLQDDKILIDPKLKAEKGQNVELNIDYSNDNFAIRGAVFYQTIKDFINSYGRARENIGDYVIRNNLDSLINIYGVEAGIDYFYKDFLASFSFSRSFPTTRGRLLADTYELGATVGNTYIIKLAYDFKSIGLNLSWVSRFVQRVAYDGYDIYNDEISYIDKKGYSIHNIYLTYTNPKYKNYSLYFAIENLFNQYYINQASPFKVEADGSSNELINSVRKALPEPGLNVKITFGYKF from the coding sequence ATGTCTAAAAGATATTTCGGTTTTATATTGTTGGTTTCTTATGCTCTTTCTCAAGAAATAGTTGATAAAGAGCTTGATGATATTAATACTACCGCATTAAAGGAATTTAATGCAAACAACAAAACATATCTTTCTGGAAAAGAACTTGATGAAAAACAAGTAAATAATTTTAGTGAAGTTTTTTCAGATCAAGCTGCAATTGATGTTGGAGGCGGTGGTATGATGGCTCAAAAAGTTTATGTAAGGGGTATAGAAGATAGGCTTTTGAGAGTAAGTATTGATGGAAGTGCCCAAAATGGGAATGCATTCCATCATCAGGGAAATTTACTTTTTGACCCTTCAATGTTAAAGAGTATAGAAATTACAAAAGGTGCAGCTAATGCCTCTGCAGGACCTGGGGCATTAGCAGGTAGTATATTACTTACTACCAAAGATGCAAGTGATTTTTTAAAACCTGATCAAAAATTTGGTTTTAAATTGGGCACTTCATTTTTTAGTAATTTTGGTATCAAGGAAAATATTGCTCTTTATGGAAGTGATCATAAATTTTTTGATCTCCTAGTATATTATGACTTTCAGGATATTTTTTATTATCGTGATGGCAAACATACTTTTACAAATCTTTTTCATCCAACTCCTGATGATAAAGTTTTGGGTTCTCCTTCAATGCAAAATAATTTATTGGTTAAGGGGAATTTGTTTCTCACACAAAAAGATAAATTAACACTTAGTTACAATCTTACATATGATTATGCTACGAGACCTTTTAGGGCAAATATTACAGGAGTGGATCCCTCTTTAAATAATGGTGTTAATTTTGCACAACAGCTTTTTAAACACAAAAATACTAATAATAATTTTTCTTTAATTTATGAAAGAATGGGTGGCAGTGAGTTTAATCAGCCTAAAATAAAGGCCACTTCATATGGAAGTATTAGAAATGTAAATCTTACACCTTATCAGGTGGTTCAAAATGAAGAAGATAAAGAAGGGACCACACCAAGGGATATTTTTTTAGATAATTATGGTTTTGATTTAAATGTGATTCATCCTATAAATAGAAATAACAGAAATACTTTTGAATATGGTTTAAATTATCAAGGAATGATTGTAATGGACAAAGCACAAAAAATAATTAATGCCAATCAAAGAGGTAGAGAAGATGCTCATATTATAGGAGGTTATATTCAGGCAAATTACTATATTTTGGATAATTTAAATATTGGTGCAGGTAGTAGATATGATTCTTATTTTTATTTTGATAAAAATTCACAAAATCATCATACTTGGGGATTTTCACCATCTGCTATTATTATTTATAATCCCATTGAATCAATGGATATAAAGGTATCTTATTCTTATGTTACAAGGGGTGCTTTACCTGGAGATGCTTTATTGTTGCAAGATGATAAAATTTTAATTGATCCAAAATTAAAGGCAGAAAAAGGTCAAAATGTAGAGTTAAATATTGATTATTCAAATGATAATTTTGCAATTCGTGGGGCAGTTTTTTATCAGACTATTAAAGATTTTATTAATAGTTATGGAAGAGCAAGAGAAAACATAGGGGATTATGTAATTAGAAATAACTTAGATTCCTTGATTAATATTTATGGAGTTGAGGCAGGTATTGATTATTTTTATAAAGACTTTTTAGCAAGCTTTTCGTTTTCAAGAAGTTTTCCTACAACTAGAGGAAGACTTCTTGCAGATACCTATGAGTTAGGTGCAACTGTTGGAAATACATACATTATCAAGTTAGCATATGACTTTAAGTCTATAGGTCTTAATCTTTCCTGGGTGAGTAGGTTTGTTCAAAGAGTTGCTTATGATGGTTATGATATTTATAATGATGAGATTTCTTATATAGACAAAAAAGGCTATAGCATTCATAATATTTATTTGACTTATACAAATCCAAAATATAAAAACTATAGTCTTTATTTTGCAATTGAAAATCTTTTTAACCAATATTATATTAATCAAGCTTCGCCCTTTAAAGTAGAAGCAGATGGAAGTTCAAATGAACTTATAAATAGTGTAAGAAAAGCTCTACCAGAACCAGGTCTAAATGTTAAAATTACTTTTGGGTACAAGTTCTAA
- a CDS encoding dihydroneopterin aldolase — MSDTFSIIIEKLEFDTIIGILPSERKNPQRIIIDAIFEYQDKNFLDYVLVKDKIKELFITNKYFLLEDAIKDISSSLKKEFFCLKTMKISIKKPDILDDCIVGIKTKITF, encoded by the coding sequence TTGTCTGATACTTTTTCAATAATTATTGAAAAATTGGAGTTTGATACCATTATAGGTATTTTGCCTTCAGAAAGAAAAAATCCACAAAGAATTATTATTGATGCAATTTTTGAGTATCAAGATAAAAACTTTTTAGATTATGTTTTGGTTAAAGATAAAATTAAAGAACTTTTTATAACAAATAAATATTTTCTTTTAGAAGATGCAATCAAGGATATTTCTTCATCTTTAAAAAAAGAATTTTTTTGCTTGAAAACTATGAAAATCAGTATTAAAAAACCAGATATCCTTGATGATTGCATTGTAGGCATAAAAACTAAAATTACTTTCTAA
- the plsY gene encoding glycerol-3-phosphate 1-O-acyltransferase PlsY — MINDVMNLVTNINIIFYLIAYLFGGIPFGLILTKLFFGIDIRAVGSGSIGATNVYRSIKQINPKKARTFSILTIILDATKGLVVVLFAKLFGLEYSVQWMIAVLAIVGHCYSPYLNFSGGKGVATSIGSVILLIPVEGILGLFVWGFIGKILKISSLSSLLGVLSGILFTFIIPYYFNLPTSINILKQIHSHVPVVLIGILILYTHIPNIKRLLKGEEKKIV, encoded by the coding sequence ATGATAAATGATGTAATGAATCTAGTTACAAATATTAATATTATTTTTTATTTGATTGCTTATTTGTTTGGAGGAATTCCTTTTGGATTAATTTTAACAAAACTGTTTTTTGGAATAGATATTAGAGCAGTTGGTTCAGGAAGTATAGGTGCTACTAATGTCTATCGCTCAATTAAACAAATTAATCCTAAAAAGGCAAGAACTTTTTCTATTTTAACAATTATTTTAGATGCTACAAAGGGATTAGTTGTAGTTTTGTTTGCAAAACTTTTTGGACTAGAATATTCTGTGCAATGGATGATAGCGGTATTAGCAATTGTAGGGCATTGTTATAGTCCTTATTTAAATTTTAGCGGGGGTAAAGGTGTTGCTACTTCAATTGGTTCTGTAATATTACTCATACCAGTTGAAGGAATTTTAGGATTATTTGTTTGGGGATTTATAGGAAAGATTCTAAAAATTTCTTCTTTATCTAGTTTATTAGGTGTTTTAAGTGGTATTTTATTCACTTTCATTATCCCTTATTATTTTAATTTGCCAACTAGTATTAATATTTTAAAACAAATCCATTCCCATGTTCCTGTAGTTTTGATTGGAATTTTGATTCTTTATACCCATATTCCAAATATCAAGCGCTTACTAAAAGGAGAGGAAAAAAAAATTGTCTGA
- a CDS encoding superinfection immunity protein, protein MQIIDGIEIINENSFFTWHWAVAIFIGILCFFIYFLPTFIAIKRKHSSRYGILVINLFFGFTFIGWIISLAWSVSKKD, encoded by the coding sequence ATGCAAATTATAGATGGTATTGAAATTATAAATGAAAATTCTTTTTTTACTTGGCATTGGGCTGTAGCAATATTTATTGGAATCCTTTGTTTTTTTATTTATTTTTTACCCACTTTTATTGCTATTAAAAGGAAACATAGCAGTAGATATGGTATTTTAGTTATCAATCTTTTTTTTGGTTTTACTTTCATAGGATGGATTATATCCCTTGCTTGGTCAGTAAGTAAGAAGGATTAA
- the gyrB gene encoding DNA topoisomerase (ATP-hydrolyzing) subunit B, which produces MENKEYGASNIKVLKGLEAVRKRPGMYIGDTNINGLHHMIYEVVDNSIDEAMAGHCDVIKVTLTSEGSAIIEDNGRGIPVDMHPTENLPAATVVLTVLHAGGKFDKDTYKVSGGLHGVGVSVVNALSKKLIMTIKKNGNIYRQEFQKGIPTTDLEIIGETKEHGTTIEFFPDGEVMEVLDFDPEVLTKRFKEMAYLNQNVTLFFKDERTGREEKYHFENGLHQFVEDINKKPFISPIISFQASEEDTEVEIALAYNEGYDEKVLSFVNNIRTPDGGTHEAGFRTGLSRAIMNYIEANASAREKDSKIQGEDVREGLVAIISTKIMEPQFEGQTKGKLGSSFVKPIVQKLTYEKLAKFFEENPNEARAIMQKALLAARGREAAKKARELTRKKDSLSVGTLPGKLADCQSKDPRESEIYLVEGDSAGGSAKQGRDRVYQAILPLRGKILNVEKSRLDKILKSDEIKNMITAFGCGIGDEFDLEKLRYHKIIIMTDADVDGSHIQTLLMTFFYRYLKPLIENGHVYIAQPPLYRFKKGKKEIYLKDEKALSEYLIENGIENFSFEGIGNKELLEILKYIAHYRSVLRELEKRYPMIELIKFLIENREYISLSFEEMYEKIETFLQSIECNILSKIISQEKIILYIQTKIGLVEMTIDENLFIDNFFEEAYFIYNKVIERDLSFAKNKDLIELLEEIEDSAKKGAYIQRYKGLGEMNPEQLWETTMTPQNRTLIKVKLEDDEKANEIFTLFMGDEVEPRRAYIQENAKNVKHLDV; this is translated from the coding sequence ATGGAAAATAAGGAATATGGCGCAAGTAATATAAAAGTTCTAAAAGGATTAGAAGCTGTAAGAAAACGTCCTGGTATGTATATTGGGGATACAAATATCAATGGATTACATCATATGATTTATGAAGTTGTGGATAATTCCATTGATGAGGCGATGGCTGGTCATTGTGATGTAATAAAAGTTACTCTCACAAGTGAAGGAAGCGCCATTATTGAAGATAATGGTAGGGGTATTCCTGTAGATATGCATCCTACAGAAAATTTGCCTGCAGCAACAGTTGTTTTAACTGTTTTGCATGCTGGTGGTAAATTTGATAAAGACACTTATAAAGTATCTGGTGGATTACATGGTGTTGGGGTTAGTGTTGTTAATGCATTGTCTAAAAAATTAATTATGACAATCAAAAAAAATGGAAATATTTATCGTCAAGAGTTTCAAAAAGGTATTCCTACAACAGATTTAGAAATTATTGGAGAAACAAAGGAACACGGAACAACAATAGAATTTTTCCCTGATGGGGAAGTAATGGAAGTATTGGATTTTGATCCAGAGGTTTTAACTAAGCGTTTCAAAGAGATGGCTTATTTAAACCAAAATGTAACTTTATTTTTCAAAGATGAAAGAACAGGTAGAGAAGAAAAATATCATTTTGAAAATGGATTGCATCAGTTTGTAGAAGACATTAATAAAAAGCCTTTTATTTCTCCAATTATTAGTTTTCAAGCTTCTGAAGAAGATACAGAAGTAGAAATTGCTTTGGCTTATAATGAAGGCTATGATGAAAAGGTTTTAAGTTTTGTAAATAATATTAGAACACCTGATGGAGGAACTCACGAAGCAGGTTTTAGAACAGGTCTTAGTCGTGCTATTATGAATTATATTGAGGCAAATGCGAGTGCAAGAGAAAAAGATTCTAAAATCCAAGGTGAAGATGTAAGAGAAGGCCTTGTAGCAATCATCTCTACAAAGATTATGGAACCTCAATTTGAGGGACAAACCAAGGGAAAATTAGGTAGTTCATTTGTAAAACCGATTGTTCAAAAACTTACTTATGAAAAACTTGCAAAGTTTTTTGAAGAAAATCCAAATGAAGCAAGAGCAATAATGCAAAAAGCTTTACTTGCTGCAAGAGGAAGAGAAGCTGCAAAAAAAGCAAGGGAATTAACAAGAAAAAAAGATTCTTTATCTGTAGGAACCTTGCCAGGAAAACTTGCAGATTGTCAAAGTAAAGATCCTAGAGAATCTGAAATTTATCTTGTTGAGGGTGATAGTGCGGGAGGAAGTGCAAAGCAGGGAAGAGACAGGGTTTATCAAGCTATCCTACCTTTGAGAGGTAAAATTTTAAATGTTGAAAAATCTCGTCTTGATAAAATTTTAAAATCAGATGAAATCAAAAATATGATTACTGCCTTTGGTTGTGGAATTGGTGATGAATTTGATTTAGAAAAATTACGCTATCACAAAATTATTATAATGACAGATGCTGATGTTGATGGTAGTCATATACAGACACTTTTGATGACTTTTTTCTACCGTTATTTAAAGCCACTTATAGAAAATGGACATGTTTATATTGCCCAACCACCACTTTATAGATTTAAAAAGGGTAAAAAAGAAATTTATCTAAAAGATGAAAAAGCCTTAAGTGAATATCTCATAGAAAATGGGATTGAAAATTTTAGTTTTGAAGGTATTGGTAATAAAGAGCTTTTAGAAATTTTAAAGTACATTGCTCATTATAGGAGTGTATTAAGAGAATTAGAAAAGCGTTATCCTATGATTGAACTTATTAAATTTTTAATAGAAAACCGAGAATATATTTCTTTAAGTTTTGAGGAAATGTATGAAAAAATTGAAACATTTTTACAAAGTATAGAATGCAATATCTTAAGCAAAATTATTTCACAAGAAAAAATTATCCTTTATATCCAGACTAAAATAGGTTTGGTTGAAATGACTATTGATGAGAATCTATTTATAGATAACTTTTTTGAGGAAGCATATTTTATCTATAACAAGGTTATAGAAAGAGATCTAAGTTTTGCAAAAAACAAAGATTTAATTGAATTGCTTGAAGAAATAGAAGATTCTGCTAAAAAAGGTGCTTACATCCAACGTTATAAAGGTTTAGGAGAGATGAATCCTGAACAGCTTTGGGAAACAACAATGACACCTCAAAATAGAACTTTGATAAAAGTGAAGTTAGAAGATGATGAAAAGGCTAATGAAATTTTTACATTATTTATGGGTGATGAAGTTGAACCTAGAAGAGCTTATATTCAAGAAAATGCCAAGAATGTTAAACATTTAGATGTATGA